The proteins below are encoded in one region of Engystomops pustulosus chromosome 8, aEngPut4.maternal, whole genome shotgun sequence:
- the LOC140075573 gene encoding taste receptor type 2 member 40-like, whose amino-acid sequence MNLNKSEDIFTLTAVDADSWAALIISLLEVLAGTVTSSFILFDVLRNVFKGQSLSTKDKILLALSISNVASPIILFIYIVSDILWLSLDEILYIFFYSLILYCMSSSSWLTLCLCFFYFIRIMGFRSGYLSMMKKNMDVLVPWTILVVELVSLLTSFMNFTLEVLSIDTSSSINTTNGHLSPAKFFEVMYVSNFASYPLIIVTTGCIMASVTIHIHRMKRNMSGTMSLVAHHRVVRTMKHLVAFYVLFYVLLLIEFKELFPYIWSGCTYLIILLMLSPVQSLIIIHGNTRLHKSWKQMWQCPGLRTLFW is encoded by the coding sequence ATGAACCTGAACAAAAGTGAGGATATCTTCACGCTTACGGCTGTAGATGCAGATTCCTGGGCAGCTCTCATCATCTCACTCCTTGAAGTTCTTGCTGGAACGGTCACCAGTTCTTTTATTCTGTTTGACGTTCTGAGAAATGTGTTCAAAGGACAATCTCTGAGCACCAAAGATAAGATCCTCCTGGCACTGAGCATCTCCAACGTGGCCTCACCCATCATACTCTTCATTTATATTGTTTCTGATATTTTGTGGCTTAGTTTGGATGAAATCCTTTATATTTTCTTTTACTCACTGATCTTGTACTGTATGAGCTCCTCGTCATGGCTGACCTTGTGCCTCTGCTTCTTCTATTTTATTAGAATTATGGGTTTCCGATCTGGttacctctccatgatgaagaagAACATGGATGTTCTGGTGCCGTGGACAATCCTGGTGGTGGAGCTTGTGTCTCTGTTGACCAGCTTTATGAACTTCACACTGGAGGTTCTCTCAATAGATACTAGCTCCTCCATCAACACCACCAATGGTCATTTATCACCTGCTAAATTTTTTGAAGTAATGTATGTTAGTAACTTTGCATCATATCCTCTTATTATAGTCACCACCGGTTGTATTATGGCTTCTGTCACCATCCACATTCATAGGATGAAGAGAAACATGTCCGGGACAATGAGTCTAGTGGCTCATCACCGGGTGGTCAGGACAATGAAGCATCTGGTGGCTTTCTATGTGCTCTTCTATGTGCTGCTCCTCATTGAATTTAAAGAACTTTTCCCATACATTTGGAGCGGCTGCACGTATCTAATCATTCTGCTGATGCTCAGTCCTGTGCAATCTCTCATTATAATTCATGGGAACACGCGACTCCACAAATCCTGGAAGCAGATGTGGCAGTGCCCGGGGCTCAGGACTCTCTTCTGGTGA